The Anoplopoma fimbria isolate UVic2021 breed Golden Eagle Sablefish chromosome 5, Afim_UVic_2022, whole genome shotgun sequence genome contains a region encoding:
- the LOC129091158 gene encoding clarin-3 — MPSAKKALHFMSSALVTATSVGVLGFCMSTQWAETTMECTTKGSSFSNGSAVVTLTLFEGNMNRILCPLFGGQDKFQVIPKLAQTTVVTPIVLHTLVVCLLALCLLFSACSILISLYNSVSNPYETYMGPIGIYVCSSLSACFSVVALVLFVVNVIVTSMAEDLVQLYSGDIQAELKNKSSELKLGYYLVLLYTGLSLFAVALIYMYDHAAYTHRREQERPTEDAPKEIMMY, encoded by the exons ATGCCATCCGCTAAGAAGGCTCTGCATTTCATGTCCAGTGCGCTGGTTACTGCCACGTCTGTTGGTGTGTTGGGGTTTTGCATGTCGACACAGTGGGCTGAGACGACCATGGAGTGCACAACGAAAGGAAGTAGCTTCTCCAATGGATCGGCTGTGGTCACTTTGACGCTTTTTGAAGGGAATATGAACAGAATCCTTTGCCCCCTTTTTGGCGGTCAGGACAAATTTCAAG tgatTCCTAAGTTGGCACAAACCACTGTAGTTACCCCTATCGTGCTGCACACTTTGGTTGTGTGCCTGTTGGCCCTGTGTCTGCTGTTTTCCGCCTGCAGCATCCTTATTTCCCTCTACAACAGCGTCAGCAACCCTTATGAGACCTACATGGGGCCTATTGGCATCTACGTCTGCAGCTCGCTCAGCG CATGTTTTTCCGTTGTGGCCCTCGTATTATTTGTGGTGAACGTCATCGTGACCAGCATGGCAGAGGATTTGGTACAACTCTACTCCGGCGATATTCAAGCAGAGCTGAAGAACAAGTCTTCAGAGTTGAAGCTAGGATACTACCTGGTCCTCCTTTACACGGGGCTCTCTCTCTTTGCCGTGGCCTTGATCTACATGTACGACCACGCAGCCTACACACATAGGCGGGAGCAGGAGAGGCCTACAGAGGACGCACCCAAGGAGATAATGATGTATTAG